From the genome of Clostridia bacterium, one region includes:
- a CDS encoding TlpA disulfide reductase family protein, whose translation MSRFARYLVMLALVAAVSLGLAGCRGTAPPNIGNAAPDFTVRDADRSVTLSHFRGKPVLLNFWATWCPPCVEEMPSMIALQKQLGDKVVILAVSTDVDADAYKKFTEKRTQGLLTVRDAEHKSNSLYGSYQFPETFLIDRDGIIRRKFIGPQEWTSPEIIDYLSKL comes from the coding sequence GTGAGCCGCTTTGCCCGTTATCTCGTAATGCTTGCGCTAGTTGCCGCCGTTTCCCTCGGACTCGCGGGGTGCCGTGGCACTGCGCCTCCGAATATCGGAAACGCCGCGCCAGACTTCACTGTCAGGGACGCCGACCGCAGCGTGACCCTGAGTCATTTTCGCGGAAAACCCGTTCTGCTGAATTTCTGGGCTACATGGTGTCCGCCATGCGTGGAGGAGATGCCATCCATGATCGCCCTCCAGAAGCAACTCGGTGACAAGGTCGTAATCCTCGCCGTCAGCACAGACGTGGACGCCGATGCTTACAAGAAGTTTACCGAGAAGCGAACGCAGGGCCTGCTTACCGTTCGCGACGCCGAGCACAAGTCCAACTCGCTCTACGGCTCCTACCAGTTTCCCGAAACGTTCCTGATCGATCGCGATGGCATCATTCGTCGCAAGTTCATCGGCCCCCAGGAATGGACTTCGCCGGAGATTATTGACTACCTCAGCAAACTCTAG